The Streptomyces sp. NBC_01268 genome segment GCAACTCGGCGGCCAGTTGGCCCATCTCGGCGTCGCGGCCGTGGAACGAGGTGAGCGCGAGGGGCAGGCCGGGCCGGGGCGCGGCCGGCTTGTCCTGCGGCGCTCCCGCCAGCAACTCCCCGTACAGTTCCTTGAGTTCCGGCCCCGGGTCGGTGCCCAGGTGGGCGGCGAGGGCACCGCGGACGGTCTCGTAGGCGGCGAGGGCCTCCGCCGGGCGGCCCGCGGCGCGCAGGGCACGCAGGTGGAGGGCGTGCAGGGGCTCGTCGAGGGGGTGCTCGGCGACGAGCTCGGCCAGCGGGGCGAGCGCGTCCTGGGCCCGGCCGAGGGCTACGGCGGCGGCCAGCCGGTCGCGCCGGGCCCGGGTGCGGCGCCGTTCGGCCCGGAGGGCGAGGGGGTCGGTGTCGCGGTCGGGGAGGTCGGCGAGCGCGGCGCCCCGCCACAGGCCCAGGGCCTCGTCGAGGAGCTTGGCCGCCCGCCGCGGGCGGCCAGCGTCCAGCTCGCGGGCGGCGGCGTCCGCGTTCCGCTCGAAGAGGAAGTAGTCGATCTCCTCGGGTGTCTCGACGACGAGCCGGTAGCCGCCGGGATCCGAGGCGACCGCGTCGGACCCGAGGGCACGCCGCAGGCGCCCGACGAGGGCCTGGAGGGCGGCCAGGCGGTCGTCGACCTCGCCCCCGCCCTCCCCCCAGACCTGCGCGATCAGCGCGTCCGTGCGCACCGCGCGCCCGCCCGCCGCGGCCAGGGCGGTGAGGAGGGCCCGGAGCCGGGCGCCGTTCAGGACGGCCTCGCGGCCGTCGGTGCGGAGGGCCTGGCCGGGACCGAGGATGCGATAGGACGGATGCACCGGCCCATTCTGCCGAACCTCAGGAGGTTCCTCCCCGCAGCCCTTCCGGGGAGGAACCCCCTGTCCCCTCTCCGAGGAATCCCCCACCCGGCGGTGTCGTCGCCATGGCGTCCGGGGGGTGCCGGTTCGACAATGGGGGGGATGACCGAAGACGAACGCAGCGCGCGCGGCGGCGGCGAGATCGGGCCGACCGAGCGTCTCGCCATGAACCGCACCGGCAGCTTCGACTGGGATCTCGACACCGGCACCATCGACGTCGACGACGCGGGGCTGCTGGTCTTCGGGGTCGCCGCGGACTCGTTCGACGGGCGGCCCGCGACGCTGGTGCGCGGGCTCGACCCGGAGGAGCGGTCCCGGCTCGACGCGGTGATCCGGCGGGCGATCACCAGCGGGGAGACCTCGTACACCGCGCACGTACGGCTCGAACGGGCCGACGGGACACCCCAATGGACGCATGTGCAGGCGCGGATCCTGCGCCGGGACGGGCGCATGGCGTACCGGATCGTCGGGATCGTGCGGGACGCCACGGCCGAGGTGACGCATTCGGCGTTCCTCCTGGAGCTGGAGAAGCGCCGCGAGGTGCAGACGTCGATCGTGGAGCGGACGACGCACGCGCTGTCGCGGGCGGTCACGGTGGACGACGTGACGGCGGCGCTCACCGGCCCCGGTGGGCTGGCGCGGCTCGGCGCGGACGGGTTGGCCCTCGGGCTGGTGGAGAACGACTCCCTCAACATCATCGCGCTGTCCGGGGAGTCGCTGGAGGTCTTCGACGACTTCCGGATCCGGCGCCTGGACGAGGGGCTGCCGATGGCGGAGACGGTGCTGAGCGGCCGCCCGCGGTTCGTCCCCGCCTTCACGTCGCTGGGGCAGGACTTTCCGGAGCTGGCGCCGTACGTGAGCCGGATGCCGTTCAAGTCGGCCTGCTATCTGCCGCTGATCGCGCAGGCCCGCAAGCTGGGCGGGCTCGCGCTGTTCTACCGGCGCCGGAGCACGTTCAACGCGGACGAGCGCAATCTGCTGCTGGGCCTGGCGGCGATCGTGTCGCAGTCGCTGCAGCGGGCGATCCTGTTCGACGAGGAGCGGGAGCTGGCGACGGGTCTGCAGGCGACGATGCTGCCGCGCCGGATCCCGGTGATCACCGGCGGCGAGATCGCGGTGCGCTATCACGCGGCGTGGAGCGGCCGGCAGGTCGGCGGCGACTGGTACGACGTGATCCCGCTGCCGCGCGGGCGGGTCGGGATCGTGGTGGGCGACGTCCAGGGCCATGACACGCACGCGGCCGCGATCATGGGACAGCTGCGGATCGCGCTGCGGGCGTACGCGGGTGAGGGGCACGCCCCGTCCACGGTGCTGGCCCGGGCCTCCCGCTTCCTCGCCGAGCTGGACACGAACCGCTTCGCGACCTGTACGTACGCCCAGGTGGATCTGGCCGGGGGCACGGTGCGCGGGGTGCGGGCAGGGCATCTGGGGCCGTTGATCCGGCACACGGACGGGCGGGTGGGCCGGCCGAAGCTGCGGGGCGGGCTGCCGCTGGGGCTCGCGACGGTGTTCGGGGACGAGGAGTTCCCGGAGACCCGGCTCGACCTGGTGCCGGGCGAGACGCTGGTGCTGTACACGGACGGTCTGGTCGAGCAGCCGGGCACGGACATCGAGGCGGGCCTGTCGGCGCTGGCCGACGCGGTGGGCAGCGGACCGCCGCAGGCGGAGGCGCTGGCCGACCACCTCTCCGAGCAGCTGTGGGAGCGCTGGGGTTCGGGGGACGACGTCGCGCTGCTCGTGCTGCGGCGCAGTCCGGACCCGGGCACGCCGCGGGCGCCGCGCATCCACCAGTACATCCACCAGGCCGACCCGCAGGGCCTGTCGGACGCGCGGGCCGCGGTGGGCCAGGCGCTGGTGGACTGGGGCATGCCCGAACTCGCCGACGACGCGGAGCTGTTGACGGGCGAGCTGCTGGTGAACGTGCTGCTGCACACCGAGGGAGGCGCGGTCCTCACCCTGGAGGTGCTGCCGGAGCCGGTGCGGCGGGTCCGCCTGTCGGTGCAGGACCGGTCGAGCGCGTGGCCGCGGCGGCGCACCCC includes the following:
- a CDS encoding SpoIIE family protein phosphatase, with the translated sequence MTEDERSARGGGEIGPTERLAMNRTGSFDWDLDTGTIDVDDAGLLVFGVAADSFDGRPATLVRGLDPEERSRLDAVIRRAITSGETSYTAHVRLERADGTPQWTHVQARILRRDGRMAYRIVGIVRDATAEVTHSAFLLELEKRREVQTSIVERTTHALSRAVTVDDVTAALTGPGGLARLGADGLALGLVENDSLNIIALSGESLEVFDDFRIRRLDEGLPMAETVLSGRPRFVPAFTSLGQDFPELAPYVSRMPFKSACYLPLIAQARKLGGLALFYRRRSTFNADERNLLLGLAAIVSQSLQRAILFDEERELATGLQATMLPRRIPVITGGEIAVRYHAAWSGRQVGGDWYDVIPLPRGRVGIVVGDVQGHDTHAAAIMGQLRIALRAYAGEGHAPSTVLARASRFLAELDTNRFATCTYAQVDLAGGTVRGVRAGHLGPLIRHTDGRVGRPKLRGGLPLGLATVFGDEEFPETRLDLVPGETLVLYTDGLVEQPGTDIEAGLSALADAVGSGPPQAEALADHLSEQLWERWGSGDDVALLVLRRSPDPGTPRAPRIHQYIHQADPQGLSDARAAVGQALVDWGMPELADDAELLTGELLVNVLLHTEGGAVLTLEVLPEPVRRVRLSVQDRSSAWPRRRTPGEAATSGRGLLLMDALASRWGVEPRGEGKAVWCEIGPAPAAGPAG